A region of Reichenbachiella carrageenanivorans DNA encodes the following proteins:
- a CDS encoding SLATT domain-containing protein, which translates to MAEKESKFPTHKNHLNKTYLEELNYKFWSTKSIRFRSSTRLLTQNNLSNKAIGFLSAYLIILGLLSVYKITGESMISDNLIAFGTTTISILLLAFSQMEAAQDFKIRARNFQECALKVSALYDELRIFKTLQNSSEDDTHEFCKMISKKYQAVLEGYPNHESIDYKKFRVEQRDYFELGPWICFKTNLRYYAQVKLVYHAMILIPAIIIIASILNSLEKGL; encoded by the coding sequence ATGGCAGAAAAAGAATCAAAATTTCCAACACATAAAAACCATCTCAATAAGACATATCTGGAAGAACTTAACTACAAGTTTTGGTCAACTAAATCCATTCGCTTTCGATCTAGCACAAGGCTTTTAACTCAAAATAACCTATCAAATAAGGCAATTGGTTTTCTTTCAGCGTATCTAATCATTTTGGGACTTTTGTCAGTATATAAAATTACCGGAGAATCGATGATTAGTGATAATTTGATTGCATTCGGAACAACGACAATATCGATTTTATTACTAGCTTTCAGTCAAATGGAAGCTGCTCAAGATTTTAAAATTAGAGCTCGGAATTTTCAAGAATGTGCTCTAAAGGTATCAGCTCTTTATGACGAACTTAGAATATTCAAGACTCTACAAAATAGCAGCGAAGATGATACTCATGAATTCTGTAAAATGATAAGTAAAAAGTATCAGGCAGTACTCGAGGGTTATCCCAATCATGAAAGTATTGATTATAAAAAATTCAGAGTCGAACAACGTGATTATTTTGAACTAGGACCATGGATCTGTTTTAAAACTAACTTAAGGTATTATGCCCAAGTTAAACTTGTATATCATGCGATGATTTTAATTCCTGCTATAATCATAATTGCATCAATCCTAAATAGTCTAGAAAAAGGTCTCTAA
- a CDS encoding DHH family phosphoesterase: MNIYEQIVAEICSAKHIVITSHKSPDGDSVGSSLGLLRFIEKLGRSAMVCHPDAAPDFLEWVGLAPIWLMTDQPEEVTAAFEKADLIFSLDYNATDRIGSDMQALLEAATCKKVMIDHHLHPQDFATLMVSETSSSSTAQLITELVVQSGNEAMLDEHIGTPLYLGILTDTGSFRFPAVQPRTHELLAKLLAAGVQHHLIHEVLNDNNTASRLRLQGYAMSEKLEILEDYHVALIPLTKEELAKYNYQKGDTDSLANLALSIKGMKVAVMLAERDGIVKMSFRSKGDENPVNTLAADHFSGGGHANAAGGMSNSSVEETLVKIKKVIPDYFEKE; the protein is encoded by the coding sequence ATGAATATATACGAACAGATTGTAGCTGAAATTTGCTCAGCGAAGCACATAGTCATTACTTCTCATAAGTCGCCAGATGGAGACTCGGTAGGTAGCTCGTTGGGCCTGTTAAGGTTTATCGAAAAGCTGGGGCGTTCGGCTATGGTCTGTCACCCAGATGCAGCGCCAGATTTTCTGGAGTGGGTGGGACTAGCACCTATATGGCTCATGACCGATCAGCCAGAGGAGGTTACTGCTGCCTTTGAAAAAGCCGACTTGATTTTCTCTTTGGATTACAATGCTACAGATCGTATCGGGTCAGATATGCAAGCATTGCTAGAAGCGGCTACTTGCAAGAAAGTGATGATCGATCACCATCTCCATCCGCAGGATTTTGCCACGCTGATGGTATCAGAGACTTCGTCGTCGTCTACCGCACAGCTCATCACCGAGCTGGTGGTGCAGTCGGGCAATGAAGCCATGCTGGATGAGCACATCGGTACGCCGCTCTATTTGGGTATTTTGACCGATACGGGTAGTTTCCGATTTCCAGCAGTACAGCCACGTACGCACGAGCTGTTGGCCAAACTATTGGCGGCAGGCGTACAGCACCACCTGATTCACGAAGTGCTCAACGACAATAATACGGCGAGTCGCTTGCGTTTGCAGGGATACGCCATGAGTGAGAAGTTGGAGATATTGGAAGATTACCATGTGGCGCTTATTCCTTTGACTAAAGAAGAACTAGCCAAGTATAATTATCAAAAAGGCGATACTGACAGCTTGGCCAACTTGGCCTTGTCGATCAAGGGCATGAAAGTAGCCGTGATGCTGGCCGAGCGTGACGGCATAGTGAAGATGTCTTTCCGATCCAAAGGCGACGAAAATCCAGTCAATACCCTGGCTGCCGATCACTTCAGTGGCGGAGGACACGCCAATGCAGCTGGTGGCATGAGCAATTCGTCTGTAGAGGAGACTTTAGTCAAAATTAAAAAAGTGATTCCTGACTATTTCGAGAAGGAATAG
- a CDS encoding glycosyltransferase, translating into MSASNLYLERYAYQQKYLAASDYGQPDLIVVLPCHNEPDLQTSLEALAACDPPKGEVAVIVVINASQASTKEVKQHNEQTLAACQSWVSAQSDRYTFHFILENELPKKHAGVGLARKIGMDEAVRMFDAQGQDGVILCFDADSTCEPNLLTEVERLFDENPKTPGCSIHFEHPLEGTLVDEVYAGILSYELHLRYYVDGLKYAAFPYAFQTIGSSMAVRSSAYQKQGGMNRRKAGEDFYFLHKIIPLGNFKELNTTKIIPSPRRSDRVPFGTGRAIGTWLDEGKSELLSYDPQVFEVLKNFFATVDPLYQSKETEFVWNHYPQSIQQFIPLVEFRPQINEFNAQANSLATFQKRFYQWFDGFKALKFVHFARDKFYPNVPIAEGVDWLFETLGKNSQPWDLKRKLVELRVEDKTHS; encoded by the coding sequence TTGTCAGCATCTAACCTATATCTGGAGCGATACGCTTATCAACAAAAGTATCTGGCAGCGTCTGATTACGGGCAGCCCGACCTGATTGTGGTATTGCCGTGCCACAACGAGCCAGATTTGCAGACTTCGCTAGAAGCTCTGGCGGCTTGCGACCCGCCCAAAGGCGAGGTGGCAGTGATCGTAGTGATCAATGCGTCGCAAGCCAGTACGAAGGAAGTAAAACAGCACAATGAGCAGACGCTTGCTGCTTGTCAGTCTTGGGTTTCGGCTCAGTCTGATCGTTATACCTTTCATTTTATATTAGAAAATGAGCTACCCAAAAAGCATGCAGGCGTAGGTCTGGCGCGCAAAATAGGCATGGACGAGGCTGTGCGAATGTTTGATGCGCAAGGACAGGATGGCGTGATCCTCTGTTTTGATGCCGACAGCACTTGTGAGCCTAATCTGCTGACAGAAGTAGAACGACTATTTGATGAAAATCCCAAAACACCAGGTTGTTCGATTCACTTCGAGCATCCGCTCGAAGGCACGTTGGTAGATGAAGTGTATGCAGGCATACTCAGTTATGAACTGCATTTGCGCTATTATGTAGATGGACTCAAATATGCTGCTTTTCCGTATGCCTTTCAGACGATAGGCTCAAGTATGGCGGTACGATCTTCGGCTTATCAAAAGCAAGGCGGCATGAATCGTCGCAAAGCTGGAGAGGATTTCTATTTTTTACACAAGATCATTCCTTTGGGAAATTTCAAAGAGCTGAATACGACTAAAATCATCCCATCGCCGCGTCGATCAGATCGGGTGCCGTTTGGTACGGGTCGAGCCATCGGGACATGGCTCGACGAAGGCAAGTCTGAATTGCTCAGTTACGATCCTCAGGTCTTCGAAGTGCTCAAAAATTTCTTTGCAACGGTCGACCCATTGTATCAATCTAAGGAAACTGAATTTGTTTGGAATCATTATCCCCAGTCCATTCAGCAGTTTATCCCTTTGGTAGAATTTAGGCCTCAAATCAATGAATTCAATGCGCAGGCCAATTCTTTAGCCACTTTCCAAAAGCGGTTTTACCAATGGTTTGACGGCTTCAAAGCCTTGAAATTCGTACACTTTGCGAGGGATAAATTTTATCCAAATGTGCCTATCGCCGAAGGGGTAGATTGGCTATTTGAGACCCTAGGCAAGAATTCCCAACCTTGGGATTTGAAAAGGAAGTTGGTGGAGTTGCGAGTAGAAGATAAAACCCACTCATGA
- a CDS encoding TIGR02391 family protein: MQLANNEAIIQFRHLHRVAIELKEKFDQNAHIDALVALEEVYSRELERLGRLIPSEVFQKGYLLRHSSFLRRYIFSGQPQNCEGDIRSICLTDIFEVEESYLHYLSETKESRSTELDWSMIHPKIHELAKPRFDQGLYSDAIVAAFKELNSQIKDEYKTISSKELDGEKLMRHAFSVSNKNGNNPTIQICLTDTESGVNKQDGYMNIFAGVMRGIRNPLSHANVDMNLIEAWELLVFSSHLMRIWDNRIKEK; the protein is encoded by the coding sequence ATGCAACTAGCAAACAACGAAGCAATCATTCAGTTTAGACATCTACACAGAGTTGCTATTGAACTCAAGGAGAAGTTTGATCAAAATGCACATATTGATGCACTAGTAGCACTTGAAGAAGTTTATAGCCGTGAACTGGAACGACTAGGTAGACTTATTCCATCAGAGGTATTTCAAAAAGGCTACCTGCTTCGGCATTCAAGTTTTCTTAGACGGTATATTTTTAGTGGTCAGCCTCAAAATTGTGAAGGAGATATTAGATCAATTTGCTTAACTGACATATTCGAAGTTGAAGAGAGCTATCTCCATTATTTATCTGAAACGAAGGAAAGTAGATCAACAGAGTTAGACTGGAGCATGATTCATCCTAAAATCCATGAACTTGCTAAACCAAGATTTGATCAAGGGTTGTATTCAGATGCGATTGTTGCTGCATTCAAAGAACTGAACTCTCAAATTAAAGACGAATACAAGACAATTTCTAGTAAGGAACTTGATGGAGAGAAACTAATGCGTCATGCCTTTTCAGTATCGAACAAAAACGGTAATAATCCAACTATCCAGATCTGCCTAACAGATACAGAGAGTGGTGTCAATAAACAGGACGGATATATGAACATTTTCGCAGGAGTTATGCGAGGAATTAGAAACCCCCTTTCACACGCAAATGTCGACATGAATCTTATTGAGGCTTGGGAACTACTTGTTTTCTCGAGTCATTTAATGCGAATTTGGGATAACAGAATAAAAGAGAAATAA
- the pdxH gene encoding pyridoxamine 5'-phosphate oxidase, with translation MAKDFLHGMRKDYGKDSLTKASVHPDPMVQFEEWFKAAMKTDGDEANVLTLSTLGEDQIPEGRIVLLKFYAEDGFTFYTNYTSNKAKQLEKHPYASMTFHWKSQERQVRVKGAITRVPAEISDEYFKERPMGSRIGAWASPQSQEIPNREFLDERVEEVQKKFENQNEIPRPDYWGGYLLTPVRIEFWQGRPSRLHDRIVYDLVDGQWETKRLAP, from the coding sequence ATGGCAAAAGATTTTTTACATGGTATGAGAAAGGATTATGGAAAGGACTCTCTGACCAAGGCGAGTGTGCACCCAGATCCAATGGTTCAATTCGAAGAATGGTTTAAAGCCGCCATGAAGACCGATGGAGATGAAGCCAACGTGCTGACGCTATCTACATTGGGCGAAGACCAAATTCCTGAAGGTAGGATTGTATTGCTCAAATTTTATGCAGAGGATGGTTTTACCTTCTATACCAACTACACGAGCAACAAAGCCAAGCAGCTCGAAAAACACCCGTATGCTTCCATGACCTTTCATTGGAAGTCGCAAGAGCGGCAGGTGCGTGTGAAGGGTGCCATCACCCGAGTACCGGCAGAGATCTCAGACGAGTATTTCAAAGAGCGACCTATGGGGAGTAGGATAGGGGCCTGGGCGTCGCCACAGAGTCAGGAGATTCCCAATCGTGAGTTTCTCGACGAGCGAGTCGAAGAGGTTCAAAAGAAATTTGAAAACCAAAACGAGATACCAAGGCCCGACTACTGGGGGGGGTACTTGCTTACTCCAGTACGCATCGAATTTTGGCAAGGCCGACCCAGTCGCTTGCATGACCGGATCGTGTACGATCTAGTGGATGGACAATGGGAGACCAAACGTCTGGCACCTTAA